GGCTCCCAGCGGTACGCCTATCTATGCTACCGGTGATGGTACAGTAGAAGAGGCCAGCCTGAGCGACGTAGGATATGGTAATCATGTGATCATCCGCCATGGTTATGGTTATAAAACCCTTTATGGCCATATGTTGCGCATGAAGGTAAGAGCCGGCCAGACGGTGAAGAGAGGAGATGTGCTTGGATGGGTGGGAAGCACCGGAAAATCTACCGGCCCGCACTGCCATTATGAAGTAATTAAGAACGGAGATAAAGTAGACCCGGTTTATTTCTTCTTCAACGACCTGACCCCCGAGCAGTTCGATCGCATGCTGAAAATGGCAAGGTCGGGTAACCAGTCGTTCGATTAATAGTCCTTACTTGTTAATTTTCAGGCATTAAGAAAAGCGGAAAAGTTGCAGGTGATCAAAAAAACGGGTCTAAAAGCAAAAAGCTAAAGGCTAAAAGCTTAACTTCATCTTCGTAAAAGATATTTGTCACCCTTGTTTTTTACTACGATGCACCAGCTAGACCTTTTTTCGACATCTGGTATACCGCATCCTGAAGCAACAGCTGCGGCTACAGCACCAGTTAAAGTAAAAGTAAAGGCAGGCAGCCAGAAAGCTGCAGTAGTTCCCGGTGCACCCGGGAAAAAACGGGGACGTAAATCATTGAAAGAGTTATCGGAAGATCCGGATTTGATTATGGAATTGGATAAATTGGCACTGGATAAGCAGTATTATTCGATAAGTGAAGTGGCTGCCATGTTTAAGGTGAATACTTCATTGATACGCTATTGGGAAAATGAGTTTGACATACTGCAACCCAAAAAAAATCGCAAAGGCGATCGCCTTTTCCGGCAGGAGGATATCCACCATCTCAAACTGATTTATCATTTACTTAGAGAAAGAAAGTATACCATCGAAGGGGCCAAACAAAAGCTGAAGGAAGATCATAAGCTCGCAGCCCGGAACTTTGAAATGGTACAAGCTTTGCTGAAGGTGAGGGGTTTCCTGACGGAACTGAAAGATCAATTATAAAAACATCATTATGCGTTTGAAAACATTATTATTGGGTGGCGGTTTGTTATTCTCGTCCATGGCGTGGGCACAGAATGAAAAGGAACTGAAGGGTAAAATAGATATGAAGACCCTGATGAATGACCCATCCACTAGCTGGTTCTATAAAGGGGTGAACAGCTACCAGCCCAACGAAAATATGCTCAATTATATTAAATCCAACCGCTCCAACTTCAATATGGTGGTGGTAATGAGCAGCTGGGACGACGCGAGCCGCGAAGTAATCCCGGCGCTGTATAAAGTGATGATCACCGGTGGCAGCCCGGAAGAACAAATAGTGATGTTTGCCGCTGATCACAAGCTGGAAACAGATGCTCCGGTAGATTATAAAGTAAAGAAACTGCCTACCATCATTATATTCAAAGATGGTAAAGAAGAAGGCCGTATCGTAGGCACTCCTAAAGAGTCTATTGAAGCGGATATTTCCCGTATTCTGCTGAGCAGCAGCAAGAAGGAAAAGAAAGAAAAAGATAGCGAATAGCCTTTAGCTTTAAGTAATAACAGGAAGACCTTAGCGATTGATATGATCTGCTAAGGTCTTCCTGTTATTACTTAAAGCTAAAGATTCCCTGTAGCCCTGTTGTCTGTTATGTTAACATTGGTGGAAGTAGTGGGAAGCCTGATACTACGTGCTTCCAGCATTTTGATCACTTCCAGGTTTACGGATTCCCTTAGTGCTGCATACTGGCCACCATCGATGATGTAAGTATTGAAGATGATCTGGATAATATAAGTGTCTTTGGAAAAGTCGTTCAGGTTAACGACAAAACCATCCAGTATATTCGTATTGCTTTTCAGGTACTGCCGGATGTCTTTCAGCAGGGATAACAGGCT
The genomic region above belongs to Chitinophaga sp. 180180018-3 and contains:
- a CDS encoding thioredoxin domain-containing protein — encoded protein: MRLKTLLLGGGLLFSSMAWAQNEKELKGKIDMKTLMNDPSTSWFYKGVNSYQPNENMLNYIKSNRSNFNMVVVMSSWDDASREVIPALYKVMITGGSPEEQIVMFAADHKLETDAPVDYKVKKLPTIIIFKDGKEEGRIVGTPKESIEADISRILLSSSKKEKKEKDSE
- a CDS encoding MerR family transcriptional regulator — encoded protein: MHQLDLFSTSGIPHPEATAAATAPVKVKVKAGSQKAAVVPGAPGKKRGRKSLKELSEDPDLIMELDKLALDKQYYSISEVAAMFKVNTSLIRYWENEFDILQPKKNRKGDRLFRQEDIHHLKLIYHLLRERKYTIEGAKQKLKEDHKLAARNFEMVQALLKVRGFLTELKDQL